The Pieris brassicae chromosome 7, ilPieBrab1.1, whole genome shotgun sequence genome includes the window ATTGTCAAAATTACTCTACCAATCCAGACTTAGAactaatactatattattgtACGCATCGGGTTTGCTAGGGACCACTATCAAAATATTCATCATCTTCTCTTCATCCGGAGCCACTTTATTACTTcagatgtttattaaaattgaaacataaaaacaaatatacagtatttacaattttcctaAACTAcatggtaataataaatttaatttaaaaaatttaaacaaatttaaaaagtttaatctCTTACATTTGAGTCGTTTTATTTTTCGCCTGCTCCGCGAACGCCCTAGCTTTTTTGTTTATCCGCAGGAGGTGAGTCAGGGCTAAACGTCACATAAGCATTCCATACCAAATAACATTTAGAGTCCTACTATCGTAGTTTTTATCTAACATTGTAAACcaattactataatattattatcattaatgtCGACACTTCGGCGGACGAATTTCTTCGAGTTTCACCGtcacattgtttttatttttatttttaaaataaaaataatgtaatctgTCTTTTGTTTCAGATTGAGCGAACAGCTAGCAAGGATGTGGCATTCTTCGACTTGTCTCACGTGGTTGAGACTGTCAATGTGGCTTttcgacgtcgcgcgtcaaaCGCAAGGGTCAAAGTTATTCTCACGCTAGTCGCCGTTTTCGTTATTTACGGACCTGCTATGTGTGAGTTAACTTTATTGCTTGTATACGAAAAAATGGTTTGCATAATGATTCATTTAAAAGTAGTTGAAATTTTCTCGTATCTGCTCCACGCCTTTTGGAGATTACGGTTAGGGAACGAAAATATTCTACAGATGCGTAAATATTGTTACTGAATGCATAATTATGTAAGTATAATACGtaggtttaataaaatatctagctactaatatatttatttatttattcacacttcgttacatttatacaaaaacaaatgacataatacatacaaattgtaagttccaacgggcggccttatcgctaacaagtgATTTTTCCAGGCAACCTTAGTATGAGAAAAAGcttaaaacagaaatatagtatagtataaagTGTAAGAAGTGCGtaaccaaatattttaaaaataattataaaccttAACCCCATTTAAATTTagcagtgatggcctagtggcttaagtGGCCTTTTATCCGTAaggccgtaggttcgatccccagatCCTGTGCACTAATAGACGTTCTTTCTATCAGCGCATTtaacagaaggctgatctccttcttacctattagattaacaaattatcatgaaacagatacagaaatctgtgaCCCAGAagtaaaaagattgtagcgccatttttttaaaatcaaaattaatacaaaaagtattaAGAAAAGAAACTAATAAGCTAAAGCGTATGTATTCCATGGCTATATATTGTTATctgtaatcttatttttaatttagttaattgcttTTTCCATTTTCcccttaatatttatttactttaacttACTAGGCTTGCCTAAAGGTGATTACATGATGACGCAACGGGCGTACTAATCGCTAACATCTGAATATATACGTACCAAATACGTAAATCAACaaatgtgttaataaataaataaataataatttacgacaataataatgagcaaattatataatttaattaacactttCAGCTGAGCACGGCGTATTCTATTTGTTCGTGAGAAATCAACTCAACTGGGATATGGTGAAATACAGTTTCTTTGCCAGCTACTCCATCATTCTTCATTCAATAGGTAATTGacaaaacatttcattattctCTTCTCATAAAACTGGAAAAACCTTCAAGATCGGAATTCGGAAACCCCAGCAACGTACAGTCATTGTATAGActgacatatttaaaaaaatagtctaatgtcattgttttaatttttttttacaaaaaggtCAAATCCACGAAGTTTACATAGTTTTTGCTGCGCAATGTCATAGTCTGTGGcatgatataattttacatcCGTGGTCGCGTCATATTTGCGCGCTTAATCGGGATGTATGAAACGAAACCTgttactttataaaaacattcatattTTAGTGCGTCATTATAATggaattaaactttaaaaaacaaacccGTAATCATATGATTTGTGAAGgaaactaattataattttttcaggTGTAATGTTCTCGATAACGGTGCTAAGTAAAAAACTACAATTTGATGACTCTCTGCTCTGTGTCATTGCGATGATCAGCAAGTTTACTGGAGCAGTTTGGACTGCCTTCGTCAAAACTGACATAGAAATGGTTTTGAGTAAGCATTCCGACTTTTATACAAATAGTAAATAGTTGCGCTCGCTTTTGTAGCGAGTCATgattttttgtgtaaaatttaaacagaaaATGTGATAACAATTTCAGTTAAATTGTCGAATCATCatgtaatcataataatatttttattatgacacAAGTTTATTATATgctaataatgtttttaaaaaatataattacgtaTAATAGcgttcaaaataataacaatagttttgaatttaatttttttgatttatatcTATGTCGGCCGAGATCATTCAAAGTTATTGAGTCTCAAAATGATCTCGTTTTGGACCTGTGTAACCTGACAACATCCATCTTACTGAATGTTTGAGTATTTAGAGACCGGGCACTGACggatacttattaaaattttgatttactTAGTTCAAATTAAAGCGAAGAAAATGGCTTTTTTATCCCATAgataaaacagaaaataattttaattggtgATCCTTTGGCATTAtagttttcaaaataaaattccttcaacattatgaagaaaaatacttttattaataaatgatgtaTAAGTAGTATTTGATCCATTATCCATATTACTACATCTATATACACACGataaaggttttatttttcagttccAATCATTGAGTTTTTTTCTTCGGCAATCATGACGTCACTGCGCTCAATGATAACAAAACTAGTAGAGAAGGATGAAacaggtatttattttaaaataactcgttCATAAACATCTAAATAGGTCGCTCGCAaattaacaaaacacaatCGTACGTAAGGTAgatttgttaccatggttaccgcTCTTGATAAATGGAATTATCAttgtaaccatggtaacacagtcaatttttatttcacatcACGTTAATGAAGACcattatcttaaattaaacaaatcatCTTCccacatttaattttaactaatttcatCAAGCCATtatgttacataatataattgatgtttttttttatttcgtaaataagtcacgtacataataaaatagtttaaattacGGCTAAAGCATTAAGTAAAGTATTCGTTAAGTATTCGTAAACGTCAATACGATAGTTAGCTTTTGACGTTATGGTTTGTGCAGATCATAATAATtgttgaaaacaaaaaattcgAGGGAAATCATCGGGATCACTgccctttttttaaatttgcataTTTTCTAGCAAAAGTGAATTCTCTCTTCGCTTTAACGGAAACTTTAGCATCGCTGGTGTTCCATCCACTCTACTCCTGGCTTTACATGAAGACGTTGAAGCTTCTACCTGGAGCCGTCTTCCTCACTAGTGCAGCACTGATTATACCAGCCTCGGTTATTTTAGtgtaagttaaataaaataaacattaatcatAAATTTGTGTGAAAAATATGTAGAAAGTTAAATATTGCTTTAGATTAAGGACTTAGcaagattttatataacatttttccttttttagttttactcttactagggttgcctggaagagatcgcttattagcgataaggccgcccgttgcatcccttgtaatttttatgtattgtgttatttttgtttcttttatgttTGCAACgaagtatgaataaataaaaaataaagtaattattataaaatcaagCAGGAAATATGAAAGAAATGCTCGCTAATAATATGAGTAACAAAAGATATGATAAGattctaatattattaggTTATCACTAACTCCAATGAATGAATCAATTAAATGGAATCCATTagaatacatacaaataaggTTCGGAATAGTAACTGCGATTACAAAGAGTGGCTGAGactttcttgccagttcttctcattttaattttgtttaatatcgacgtacatatatatatagttacagaaataattaaatctaactaactaacctaacctaacaatGAAGTCCGGATACTGTGCAactctaattatttatttaataaaactaaaatatctgagattaacaaaactttaaatcagtatttaatttcaagactttatttatgaaattgagagtcaattattttgtttataaaaccaATATATCTAAGATTAAATATACACTTAAAATGGAgacaatttattcataatactaacacgaataataaaattagatgagGGCCCAGCTAAGTGATTCTGTCTTTAATCaccaattattttgtttagcaACATTTCACTGGACTACGTAtacgatttttataaattttgagtGAATATgaatcaaatttttaaagtatgtgAATAAATTGTATTCTATCATCAGTAGGCATCGCAAAATAGAATCACGCACTTACATTATGCCTAGCTTAACTTTagactaattaaatttaagtctaatctaatttactaaaaaggatatttaaagaaagtgtccaataacaccaCAGTCTCTATTGAGAAGATACTCTCACACACACGTAAGAACataattatatcataataaaacagtgttgacctagtggcttaagcATGCGACCCTTATCTCTGAGGTCGTGCGTTCGAATCAGCTCTaagcaccaatggacttttattTCTATCAGCGCGATTAGTGTTTGCTCCTTATCTTGAAACCGGCATATCTCAAGCCTAGAAATCGACCACATGTCTAAGACACAAATGGCTACACtgtctttataaattattatttttgctgtTTCGAACAACGTCATTGCAATATTAATAACTCGTATAAATGAATGTAAATcgtaaaattacattacaaatcgtgaattttatttctatttgcaGATACTTCTTCATTCAACATAGAAAAGCTGTATCTACGGCACGAAAGCTCGCTTTAAAAAATCAAGAGAAAAATGATGCAGAAACGGAAAGTGTTCCGGAAAAATCAGAAAAATCATATCTACCAGATATAAAGCCTACGGAATTGACTGAAAAGACTAAATTATAGAActcactattaaaataaattcgtaaatatgtattgtaagttttgtaataatttgtaaataattaaacttaagtttattttgaatactaaataaataaattttctatttttattttttactctaaATGGCTAAGAAAATTCATTAGAACAAAGGAAGAAACATAAAATGACAACACTAGTAGTTAATAGTGGAAGTGTTTTAAGATGGTACCAATTCTCAAGGGATTGGGATCCATCACGAATTGGTGTGTCAGTGTCTCAGTTTGGATTGCGGTACAcaatggagagctggagcgCTGAGGCGCGCCGGTCCGTAATAAGAAGtagttaaacattaaattaatgtaattttatatttttttttttctgaaatggattacttGGCTTACGATACAATATATCGTGTAAGTTTCaatgttctatatacattttcgttataaaatgaattgaaagtgccaaaaattggctatgttttgatttttttttctatcgagcgaagttatttaaatcgtgtatcgatctaTCAAAAttgatacataaactactcaactctaccatatattttttccatttgccatacttcaagaaacgatgacaaaaaatggaaagaaataatgtacttttttggagttgtGCGACCGTATAGGCCCTTAAATAGCTGGCAACGCACATCCGAGGTTTCTGGAAGTGTGACAGTCCATGGTTATGTTATTATGCTAAACAGATGAGTCTCCTTCCCGAAGCCCCctcttttaaaagaaatatttcactGTCAGTTAtgattttatagaatataatataatcaaactCCTCATAAAAACATAGAACAAAGTATAAGCGCTAAGTGTTATTCTCGTATGTAAAAAACGTATTAGGATACGTATTACGagtcatatttaatattatagaccTAATAATTACACTACAACAATCAACAAAAATCAGTGGtgctataacctttttaggtcatGGGctctgatttctgtatcagacGGATACAAAACGTAACGTTATACGCtccgtatttattataacaaaacgtTTATGTTGTTATTGGGCTTGCCGACGTTATGCAGAGCTTCGGGTAACTTTGCCGAAACTCAAACAGCCGGTTTTAAATGCTATCATTTGGAAAAGCATCCTGGCAACCTTGATGCATCGGATGCAttgagttttttattatttatttttgttcaatAACCATACTCACGTATAAACTAAGACCGATATTTACTAACTCTAACTAAGTGTGAAACAAATTCTTAAACATATatgagtaaattaaattaggtaTTATAAGATATAGCGTAGTGATATTTACTTGAGGATTGATCAACTTTGTACTGTTTCTCTTGACAATAAGTTAGAACACGTGGAACGcataatttatgatatatgCCTGAAATTGTTTGGTTTAGTCATACAGGGTTCCGCACAGTGTTCTTCTTAAATTTaagtgttaaattttaaaatgaaacatttgTAAATGCTTAGGGGCTGTTCGTTTAATAGCCACGGCGTTGAAACATACCTCATACAATACCTTACTATGCAATGTATAAAAACTACATTTAtagacattaaaataaattaattttaagaaaacactaaAGCATACGACAGCAAAGGATCGAGAACGCGTACATATAATTAGATAACATATATCAAACTTTActtgtaaaaatgtatagtatgcaataagtattttatcattgttaatgtattaaaatgcTATAGAGAGTGTACCTGGAATAGCGTTGGCACACTCGTGATCACGTGACCAattctatacaaatttgaTTGAAGTAATGGGTCACCCTTGTCGCTAAACTATTTTTGTCTCAGCCCCACTATATTAACATAGAACTATGTAGAACTTAAATGGCAATAATAACACACAATCTATACATGCCGTCGGTGAATGAACGCCCGTTCTTTTGACTTCTGTGTTGCCAACTACAACTTTAATACTTGTCAACTCTAGTCAATCTATGAGCAAAAATTAGTGTTGATAGAacgtaaattattatgtattttatttattaaaacttcgttacactacaatataaaaaaaattgaacataattaaatcaaaaggagggcaactggcggccttatcgctttcaagTGATAGCCTCTTCCAGGCAAcgactgtgagtaaagaaaaaaatatattaaattacgtaagataggcaagaagtgcaaaaatacatgttatacacagttattaagacaaaactaaacaggaacaagagaaaaacaaactaaactaaaaagatacattaaaaatagaaagtaaaaaagaCACATGATTATAAtgttagtataataataagttacgTACTTAGTATGAGTATTCGTTCAATAACTAATACAAATAGTTTCAGTAATAATTTCCTGTTATTTGACATTACAGTTTTATGGTGTCCAACCCAAggttaatacatttaatcatTTGATAATTTATAGATATGGTCACTGACGGTATTGCCAATCTAAATTGTGTCAAgtgtattaaacaataaaatatgattatcaGTAATAGTAAAAAGTCGATTGTATCACATAATTTCGATCAAATCATGTTAGATTAAAACAGAATTAAAGCGGATAAAGGCGtgtttttgcatttttatCGTGTAGGAAAAtgtgctatttttattaaaatttaataacgtttatACGTAAATACAAACGCAAAGTCGAAAAACAACAATGAGCGAAGACACAAAAGAAGAAAACAGTGATAAACATGAAGAATTTCAAGAAACTGATCCACTTAAAGATAATATAGAAGATCCAACAGGTGAAAAACAACGAAGTTTTACAGAAAACTGTGTGCACGCATTCAAAAACATAACAGTCGAGCCATCAATGTTCTTCTTCATAATACCAATGATCTTTTCAATATTGACATCGCAAAATCTTAACCTAGAAAAGGCTTGCAGggtcaatttaaatttcacaGATGAAATATGTGACTCGCTCAAAATGCAGACAGTTGGTGCACAAAACGAATATGAAAAAGAAGTACAAAAACTAGTCGCAAGAGCTATGTCTTGGAGAACATCAATCACTGCAACAATTCCGTGTGTTTTAGCGCTGTTTGTCGGTTCCTGGTCTGATAAAACTGGGTAtcggaaaatatttttaattatacccATCTTGGGCCAATTGCTTGTGTGTGCTAATGGcatatttcatacattttacttTAAGGAAATAGGTTTGGAAGCGTTAGTATTCAGTGAAGCTATACTCGATGGAATATTAGGCTCTTGGTGTATATCTATGTTAACTATGTTTTCGTTTATCAGTGctattacaaatgaaaagaatAGGACATTTCGTATGGGACTCATAAATTTCAGCCTAACCGTCGGCTTTCCCATAGGCATGGGTCTTAGTGGGTTGTTGTTGAAAAAGCTCGGGTATTACGGATGCTACTTTTTAGCTTTTGGACTACATTTTGTTAACCTgacatacaatacatttatattaaaggaTCCAGAAAGGACTGTTGAGCAGAAAAAGgtaaatatcattataaagtaattgtaatttcGTTACACACTCATTTTTATGAATCCTTTGTCGTAATATTGTCTTGTTTGGATCTTTTAACAGTCTCCAATACTAATAAAAGAGTTCATTTGTGTCCTAAAATGAGTccatattacattttttgtttcagaatGATAATCAAGGCGTCCGACATTTAGTGCGTATTTTCTTTGATCTAGGTAACTTGAGAGACACAAttaaagtagtatttaagaacGGCTCAAACCATAGACGTTTTCGTGTTTGCGCTTTATTAGTCGTCGTGGCTATATTATTTGGACCCATgcatggtaatttttttaataaatgggttaatatatttatctatctACCTGCGACAAATTACATTTGCTCATACAGGGAACCAAAACATCGTCAAGGAACtctcagacccaaaaagtcacgCCATTTGTCAAGCACAAAAGCTTctgtcttaaaaaaaacaaatgcactCTGATCTCTAACAAAGACCGCATTTATGgttttacaacattttttttattatcattataaagcTGGActgtatatacttatatacccttgcgttttttttaaatcaagacTGTTTCATACATATTAACTCTTTTGTATAGTTAATATGTCTATACTAATATGATAGTTTGAACCACAAAATTAAagtgtaatgtaatatttcagGTGAACTTTCAATAATGTACATATCGACAAGATATAGATTCAATTGGACAGAGGTAATGTTCAGCATATTCCAAGCATACAACTTTGTCGCCCACACTATaggtttgttaattatttgagTAACGTATTTATGCTTTGAATTCAGTACATATGTACCAGGCCAAGCCAGCCAACATACTAATTCGCATATAGCTTAAGTTTGTTAGTGTATACTTCATATGCAAAAAGTTAAAAgaagtacatttttattaaaaaatatattttatttgaaatggcTTACAGCTCATACAACCTATATGGAACATTATAAAGGTACTGTAGTTTATACTTAAgcaaaaatataagttattaaaacaataattgtaaagtttaaaagcaaaaatcagaaataaatttaaaaagtttagtccCTGTGGCACTGTTGGatctttaatgctggcagcattttctcgctgtattgcgatacttgtTTGCTGAGCGGTAAACTAGCTCTTAGGTCACCAAAACCAGgcgtcaacttaaatctttaattagcttATGTATCTTATTACAtttgtgtaattaatatacaaaagaaataaaaataaattgttatactgattttcaattgttatttttcagGAACGATATTCTCCATCGTTGTATTCAGTAAATATTTGCAATGGCACGATTCTTTATTAGGAATTATATCAACTCTTAGTAAAATTGCTTCATCATTTGTCTATTGTTTCGCTACGaacgaaaaaatattctttattggTAAgttcatttcaatatttatacaaactttaaaaaaataagttttccgctttaaatgctttttatatatCCGTGGAAATGTGCATGCCCCATAAGTTGCAGGGGCATGTGGAACCCGACTCACACCAGAATCACTGCTATTTAGAAACTGTGAGCAATACACACTTAAAACTACATACGGTAGTACCTACAAGCCCACGTTAGAGGCTTCTGGCGGACGGTTTAACGTCGTTTAAAATAGAGTcaggtataaaaatataaagacgCCATTATGTTTTAGAAATACCAAATGTTGATACAAGAAGTTTGTGGTGTTTAGATGAGCATGTAAAATTTTCGGTCTTTACAGTATCTCGAGAAACCTTGGTTGTATCCCGCTGAACTAACataaacattacctgtccacatcgtattcCTATCTTTCGTAATAACTAATGTAAAACTGATCACAAATTATCGTAATACATGTGTACTTTTTCTTATTCATGTGTCATTAAATATGATGCGATCAGGTTGTCCTGATGTTGTGTGTGTTGTGTGAACTGTGTTGTCACAGTTTACATAAGTTTTGATTGCTTTTTGTTCCAATAGTCACTATATGTGTTATGTacttttgcacttcttgcttaccttatccaatttttattttttttctcacaatTCAATTAttctcatttttatttaagagtattaataaataactatactattaagaaacaat containing:
- the LOC123712533 gene encoding solute carrier family 46 member 3-like isoform X1 — translated: MSEDTKEENSDKHEEFQETDPLKDNIEDPTGEKQRSFTENCVHAFKNITVEPSMFFFIIPMIFSILTSQNLNLEKACRVNLNFTDEICDSLKMQTVGAQNEYEKEVQKLVARAMSWRTSITATIPCVLALFVGSWSDKTGYRKIFLIIPILGQLLVCANGIFHTFYFKEIGLEALVFSEAILDGILGSWCISMLTMFSFISAITNEKNRTFRMGLINFSLTVGFPIGMGLSGLLLKKLGYYGCYFLAFGLHFVNLTYNTFILKDPERTVEQKKNDNQGVRHLVRIFFDLGNLRDTIKVVFKNGSNHRRFRVCALLVVVAILFGPMHGELSIMYISTRYRFNWTEVMFSIFQAYNFVAHTIGTIFSIVVFSKYLQWHDSLLGIISTLSKIASSFVYCFATNEKIFFIAPLVDILNGTALLALRSTVSKTVAADEFGKVNSIFALTENLMPLIYVPLYTKVYTVTMEVLPGAVFLMGSAMTLPAVCVFIWLLWEHRRNLRISKENPEGTADIK
- the LOC123712140 gene encoding proton-coupled folate transporter-like, with translation MADENQDPDKTEEKPLNKKLVKYKDRNFSEKLCYIRENITVEPLFAGLIIPSVISRFAMGNFNLDKACRVNFAFGDEICNALVKKNSNNFSEYERQVQTLISSIDIWRSVINTALPCIIIMFLGAWSDRTGKRKLCILLPIFGELMTSINNIVNVFFFYEIPVEITVFLETFFTAVTGGWVTMFLGVFSYISDITSEQSRTFRVGLVSFCMTVGVPIGIALGGVLVQRMGYYGLFSSTSILFSLVLMYGCFCLKEPDVFLQDKGLPKIERTASKDVAFFDLSHVVETVNVAFRRRASNARVKVILTLVAVFVIYGPAMSEHGVFYLFVRNQLNWDMVKYSFFASYSIILHSIGVMFSITVLSKKLQFDDSLLCVIAMISKFTGAVWTAFVKTDIEMVLIPIIEFFSSAIMTSLRSMITKLVEKDETAKVNSLFALTETLASLVFHPLYSWLYMKTLKLLPGAVFLTSAALIIPASVILVYFFIQHRKAVSTARKLALKNQEKNDAETESVPEKSEKSYLPDIKPTELTEKTKL